A window of the Amycolatopsis solani genome harbors these coding sequences:
- a CDS encoding S8 family peptidase, which produces MRLVTKIGVVAAVSALTALSGNAVATASEGTILGAGGADAVKDSYIVVFKDGTAAESKAKEVTSRHGGTVARTFSAALRGFTGTMSETQAKRIAADPAVSTVEQNKVVRASADQLNPPSWGLDRVDQRNLPLDQKYSYSTTASNVHAYVIDTGINLTHSTFGGRATSGYDFVDNDSNATDCQGHGTHVAGTIGGSQYGLAKEVKLVAVRVLNCSGSGTTAGVISGVDWVTANAIKPAVANMSLGGGASSTLDAAVQRSITAGITYGLAAGNDNGANACNGSPGRVAAGITVGATTSTDARASYSNVGSCLDIFAPGSGITSSWIGSSTATNTISGTSMATPHVVGAAALYLATNAGATPQQVRDALVANGTTGKVTSPGTGSPNVLLYTGTGTTPPPPTCGTVTNGTDVAIPDRGAAVTSAVTVSGCNRNASATTAVEVHIVHTYVGDLVIDLVAPDGSAYRLKNSGSDSSDNIDTTYSANVSGEAANGTWSLRVQDVAAIDTGRIDSWSLTV; this is translated from the coding sequence ATGCGCCTGGTGACCAAGATCGGGGTCGTCGCCGCCGTTTCGGCGTTGACCGCGCTGAGCGGCAACGCCGTCGCGACGGCGAGCGAAGGGACCATCCTCGGGGCCGGCGGCGCCGACGCCGTCAAGGACAGCTACATCGTCGTGTTCAAGGACGGCACGGCGGCGGAGAGCAAGGCGAAGGAAGTCACGAGCCGCCACGGCGGCACGGTCGCGAGGACGTTCTCCGCGGCCCTGCGCGGCTTCACCGGCACGATGTCCGAGACCCAGGCGAAGCGCATCGCCGCCGACCCCGCGGTGTCCACTGTGGAGCAGAACAAGGTCGTGCGGGCGAGCGCCGACCAGCTGAACCCGCCGTCGTGGGGGCTGGACCGGGTCGACCAGCGGAACCTGCCGCTCGACCAGAAGTACAGCTACAGCACGACGGCGTCGAACGTGCACGCGTACGTGATCGACACCGGCATCAACCTCACGCACAGCACCTTCGGCGGCCGGGCGACGTCGGGCTACGACTTCGTCGACAACGACAGCAACGCCACCGACTGCCAGGGCCACGGCACGCACGTCGCCGGCACCATCGGCGGCTCGCAGTACGGCCTGGCCAAGGAGGTCAAGCTGGTCGCCGTCCGCGTCCTCAACTGCAGCGGCTCCGGCACCACCGCCGGCGTCATCTCCGGTGTCGACTGGGTGACGGCCAACGCGATCAAGCCGGCCGTCGCGAACATGAGCCTCGGCGGCGGCGCCTCGAGCACGCTCGACGCCGCGGTGCAGCGCTCGATCACCGCGGGCATCACCTACGGCCTCGCGGCGGGCAACGACAACGGCGCCAACGCGTGCAACGGCTCCCCGGGCCGCGTCGCGGCGGGCATCACCGTCGGCGCGACGACGTCCACCGACGCCCGCGCGAGCTACTCCAACGTCGGCTCGTGCCTCGACATCTTCGCGCCGGGCAGCGGCATCACGTCGTCGTGGATCGGCAGCAGCACCGCCACCAACACGATCAGCGGCACGTCGATGGCGACCCCGCACGTCGTCGGCGCGGCGGCGCTGTACCTGGCCACGAACGCCGGCGCGACGCCGCAGCAGGTCCGCGACGCCCTCGTCGCGAACGGCACCACCGGCAAGGTGACGAGCCCGGGTACCGGGTCGCCGAACGTCCTGCTCTACACCGGCACCGGCACGACCCCGCCGCCGCCGACCTGCGGCACCGTCACCAACGGCACCGACGTCGCCATCCCCGACCGCGGCGCCGCGGTGACCAGCGCGGTGACCGTCTCGGGCTGCAACCGCAACGCCTCGGCCACGACGGCCGTGGAGGTCCACATCGTCCACACCTACGTCGGCGACCTGGTGATCGACCTGGTCGCGCCGGACGGTTCGGCGTACCGGCTGAAGAACTCCGGCAGCGATTCCTCGGACAACATCGACACGACCTACAGCGCGAACGTCTCCGGTGAGGCCGCGAACGGCACCTGGTCCCTGCGGGTCCAGGACGTCGCCGCGATCGACACCGGGCGCATCGACAGCTGGTCGTTGACCGTCTGA
- a CDS encoding GNAT family N-acetyltransferase, which yields MLIRRATPADQAAIHRVHSEAFRREEGVTPVEAPLVDGLRADGDLLDALSLVAMHDGEVVGHVCCSPARVGEDRVAAVGLGPLGVLPAHQARGVGSALVHAVLGAADACGYGVVVLLGNPDYYTRFGFVTASTLSITAPDPAWGKHFQARTLAGYKSTHAGAFEYAPAFSRI from the coding sequence ATGCTGATCCGCCGCGCGACCCCGGCCGACCAGGCCGCGATCCACCGAGTGCACAGCGAAGCGTTCCGGCGCGAGGAGGGCGTGACCCCGGTCGAGGCCCCGCTCGTGGACGGGTTGAGAGCCGACGGCGACCTCCTCGACGCACTGTCCCTGGTGGCGATGCACGACGGCGAAGTCGTCGGGCACGTGTGCTGCAGTCCGGCCCGCGTCGGCGAGGACAGGGTGGCGGCGGTCGGGCTCGGCCCGCTCGGCGTGCTGCCGGCGCACCAGGCGCGCGGGGTCGGCTCGGCACTCGTGCACGCGGTCCTCGGCGCGGCGGACGCGTGCGGCTACGGCGTGGTCGTCCTGCTCGGCAACCCGGACTACTACACGCGGTTCGGCTTCGTCACCGCGTCGACGCTCTCGATCACCGCGCCGGATCCGGCCTGGGGCAAGCACTTCCAGGCCCGGACGCTGGCGGGGTACAAGTCCACCCACGCGGGCGCGTTCGAGTACGCGCCGGCGTTTTCCCGGATCTGA
- a CDS encoding multifunctional oxoglutarate decarboxylase/oxoglutarate dehydrogenase thiamine pyrophosphate-binding subunit/dihydrolipoyllysine-residue succinyltransferase subunit, which produces MSSSSPASQFGPNEWLVEEMYDQFLADPSSVDAAWHDFFADFKPTQSAQAKADTARQQADVKPASNGQAAQPSAKAVQNAESAAKQAAPTKAAPAKPAPKAAPKPAAAKAEPKADAKKEEPESKQLRGAAAAIAKNMDASLSVPTATSVRAVPAKLMADNRIVINNHLKRTRGGKISFTHLIGYAMVRALKDFPNLNRHYQQIDGKPFAITPEHVNFGLAIDMKGKDGSRNLVVASVKSVEDMSFLQFWQAYEDIVKKARNNKLTADDFAGTTISLTNPGGIGTNHSVPRLQAGQGAIIGVGAMQYPAAFEGTSEKTLVDLGISKIMTLTSTYDHRIIQGAESGEFLKRIHQLLLGEDGFYDDVFTSLRLPYEPIRWVADIPEGPVDKTARVIELIDAFRMRGHLMADTDPLNYRQRSHADLDVLSHGLTLWDLDREFPVGGFAGQERMKLRDILGVLRNSYCRTVGIEYTHILDPEERRWIQERVEIPHEKPDPAVQKYVLSKLNAAEAFETFLQTKYVGQKRFSLEGGETAIPLLDTLLDKAAEHELDEVVIGMPHRGRLNVLANIVGKPISQIFQEFEGNLDPGQAHGSGDVKYHLGAEGKYFRMFGDGETKVSLTANPSHLETVDPVLEGIVRAKQDLLDKGGEGYTVLPVLMHGDAAFAGQGVVAETLNLSLLRGYRTGGTVHVIVNNQVGFTTAPEHSRSSQYATDVAKMIGSPIFHVNGDDPEAAHWVAKLAVEYRQAFHKDVVIDLICYRRRGHNEGDDPSMTQPAMYDIIDTKRSVRKTYTESLIGRGDISVEEAEAALRDFSSQLEHVFNEVRELEKHPAKASPSVEEEQQVPAKVATAITKETLEHIGDAFVNVPEGFTPHPRVKPVMERRHKMSREGDIDWAFGELLAFGSLAMESRLVRLSGQDSRRGTFTQRHSVFIDRKTGQEYSPLQNLAEGQGRVMIYDSALSEYAAVGFEYGYSVANPESLVMWEAQFGDFVNGAQTVIDEYISSGEAKWGQRSDVVLLLPHGHEGQGPDHTSGRIERFLSLCAEGSMTVAVPSTPANYFHLLRRHALDGIQRPLVVFTPKSMLRNKAATSPTDDFTGESRFMSVIDDTTPDPANVRKVLLTSGKLYWELVAERAKREAHDVAIVRIEQYYPLPKKKLVAALERYTNAQQVAWVQEEPENQGAWPFFGLNLPRKFPELLSGLQVVSRRPMAAPSAGSSKVHEVEQKALISKAFD; this is translated from the coding sequence GTGTCCAGCAGCAGCCCTGCGTCACAGTTCGGCCCCAACGAGTGGCTGGTCGAAGAAATGTACGACCAGTTCCTCGCCGACCCTTCTTCAGTCGATGCCGCCTGGCACGACTTCTTCGCGGACTTCAAGCCGACGCAGAGCGCGCAGGCCAAGGCGGACACCGCCCGGCAGCAGGCCGACGTCAAGCCCGCCTCCAACGGCCAGGCGGCGCAGCCGTCGGCCAAGGCGGTGCAGAACGCGGAGTCGGCGGCCAAGCAGGCCGCCCCCACGAAGGCGGCCCCCGCGAAGCCGGCGCCGAAGGCGGCTCCCAAGCCCGCCGCCGCCAAGGCCGAGCCGAAGGCGGACGCGAAGAAGGAAGAGCCGGAGTCGAAGCAGCTGCGCGGTGCCGCGGCCGCCATCGCGAAGAACATGGACGCCTCGCTGAGCGTCCCGACCGCGACCAGCGTGCGCGCGGTCCCGGCCAAGCTGATGGCGGACAACCGCATCGTCATCAACAACCACCTCAAGCGCACGCGTGGCGGCAAGATCTCCTTCACGCACCTCATCGGCTACGCCATGGTGCGGGCGCTGAAGGACTTCCCGAACCTGAACCGGCACTACCAGCAGATCGACGGCAAGCCGTTCGCGATCACGCCGGAGCACGTCAACTTCGGGCTCGCCATCGACATGAAGGGCAAGGACGGGTCCCGCAACCTCGTCGTGGCCTCGGTCAAGAGCGTCGAGGACATGTCCTTCCTGCAGTTCTGGCAGGCGTACGAGGACATCGTCAAGAAGGCCCGCAACAACAAGCTCACCGCGGACGACTTCGCGGGCACCACGATCTCGCTGACCAACCCCGGCGGCATCGGCACCAACCACTCGGTGCCGCGCCTGCAGGCCGGCCAGGGCGCCATCATCGGCGTCGGCGCCATGCAGTACCCGGCGGCGTTCGAGGGCACCAGCGAGAAGACGCTGGTCGACCTCGGCATCAGCAAGATCATGACGCTGACCTCGACCTACGACCACCGCATCATCCAGGGCGCGGAGTCCGGCGAGTTCCTCAAGCGCATCCACCAGCTGCTGCTCGGCGAAGACGGCTTCTACGACGACGTCTTCACCAGCCTGCGCCTGCCGTACGAGCCGATCCGCTGGGTCGCCGACATCCCCGAGGGCCCGGTCGACAAGACCGCCCGCGTGATCGAGCTCATCGACGCGTTCCGAATGCGCGGCCACCTGATGGCCGACACCGACCCGCTGAACTACCGCCAGCGCAGCCACGCCGACCTGGACGTCCTGTCCCACGGCCTGACGCTCTGGGACCTCGACCGCGAGTTCCCGGTCGGCGGCTTCGCCGGCCAGGAGCGGATGAAGCTACGCGACATCCTGGGCGTGCTGCGCAACTCGTACTGCCGCACGGTCGGCATCGAGTACACGCACATCCTCGACCCCGAGGAGCGCCGCTGGATCCAGGAGCGCGTCGAGATCCCGCACGAGAAGCCGGACCCCGCGGTCCAGAAGTACGTGCTCTCGAAGCTGAACGCCGCCGAGGCGTTCGAGACGTTCCTGCAGACCAAGTACGTCGGCCAGAAGCGCTTCTCGCTCGAGGGCGGCGAGACGGCGATCCCGCTGCTGGACACGCTGCTGGACAAGGCCGCCGAGCACGAGCTCGACGAGGTCGTCATCGGCATGCCGCACCGCGGCCGGCTGAACGTGCTGGCCAACATCGTCGGCAAGCCGATCAGCCAGATCTTCCAGGAGTTCGAGGGCAACCTCGACCCGGGCCAGGCGCACGGTTCCGGTGACGTGAAGTACCACCTCGGCGCCGAGGGCAAGTACTTCCGCATGTTCGGCGACGGCGAGACGAAGGTCTCCCTGACGGCGAACCCGTCGCACCTGGAGACCGTCGACCCGGTCCTCGAGGGCATCGTCCGCGCGAAGCAGGACCTCCTCGACAAGGGCGGCGAGGGCTACACCGTGCTGCCGGTCCTGATGCACGGCGACGCGGCCTTCGCGGGCCAGGGCGTCGTCGCGGAGACGCTGAACCTGTCGCTGCTGCGCGGCTACCGCACCGGCGGCACCGTGCACGTGATCGTCAACAACCAGGTCGGCTTCACCACCGCGCCGGAGCACTCGCGCTCGTCGCAGTACGCCACCGACGTCGCGAAGATGATCGGCTCGCCGATCTTCCACGTGAACGGTGACGACCCGGAAGCCGCGCACTGGGTGGCCAAGCTGGCCGTCGAGTACCGGCAGGCGTTCCACAAGGACGTCGTCATCGACCTGATCTGCTACCGCCGCCGCGGCCACAACGAGGGCGACGACCCCTCGATGACGCAGCCGGCGATGTACGACATCATCGACACCAAGCGTTCGGTGCGGAAGACCTACACCGAGTCGCTGATCGGCCGCGGGGACATCTCCGTCGAAGAGGCCGAAGCCGCGCTGCGCGACTTCTCGAGCCAGCTGGAGCACGTCTTCAACGAGGTCCGCGAGCTGGAGAAGCACCCGGCGAAGGCGAGCCCCTCGGTCGAAGAGGAGCAGCAGGTGCCGGCGAAGGTCGCGACCGCGATCACCAAGGAGACGCTGGAGCACATCGGCGACGCGTTCGTGAACGTGCCCGAGGGCTTCACGCCGCACCCGCGCGTCAAGCCGGTCATGGAGCGCCGCCACAAGATGTCCCGCGAAGGCGACATCGACTGGGCGTTCGGCGAGCTGCTCGCGTTCGGGTCGCTGGCGATGGAGAGCCGCCTGGTGCGGCTGTCGGGCCAGGACTCCCGCCGCGGCACGTTCACCCAGCGGCACTCGGTGTTCATCGACCGCAAGACTGGCCAGGAGTACTCGCCGCTGCAGAACCTGGCCGAGGGCCAGGGCCGCGTGATGATCTACGACTCGGCGCTGTCGGAGTACGCGGCCGTCGGCTTCGAGTACGGCTACTCGGTCGCCAACCCCGAGTCGCTGGTCATGTGGGAAGCGCAGTTCGGTGACTTCGTCAACGGCGCGCAGACCGTCATCGACGAGTACATCTCCTCCGGCGAGGCCAAGTGGGGCCAGCGCTCGGACGTCGTGCTGCTGCTGCCGCACGGCCACGAGGGCCAGGGCCCGGACCACACGTCCGGCCGCATCGAGCGCTTCCTCTCGCTGTGCGCGGAGGGCTCGATGACGGTGGCGGTGCCGTCGACCCCGGCGAACTACTTCCACCTGCTGCGCCGCCACGCCCTCGACGGCATCCAGCGCCCGCTGGTCGTCTTCACGCCGAAGTCGATGCTGCGCAACAAGGCCGCGACGTCACCGACCGACGACTTCACCGGCGAGAGCCGGTTCATGTCCGTCATCGACGACACGACCCCGGACCCGGCGAACGTCCGCAAGGTGCTGCTGACCTCGGGCAAGCTCTACTGGGAGCTGGTCGCGGAGCGGGCGAAGCGCGAGGCGCACGACGTCGCGATCGTCCGGATCGAGCAGTACTACCCGCTGCCGAAGAAGAAGCTGGTGGCGGCGCTGGAGCGCTACACCAACGCGCAGCAGGTCGCGTGGGTCCAGGAGGAGCCGGAAAACCAGGGCGCGTGGCCGTTCTTCGGCCTGAACCTGCCCCGGAAGTTCCCGGAGCTGCTCTCGGGCCTGCAGGTCGTCTCGCGCCGCCCGATGGCGGCCCCGTCGGCGGGTTCGTCGAAGGTGCACGAGGTCGAGCAGAAGGCGCTGATCTCGAAGGCGTTCGACTGA
- a CDS encoding DUF4291 family protein → MFEEKRVPDRQVRAAQTETTVRVYQACSPAVADAALEKQTFGGLEGTTWLDPSFRWAAYASGNGSKPGHERVLAVDLTRAGFEWALAHPGPVLVQWEAERDLDHTLLDFEAIRVGLTGEATDHYTDDWITAITDITPVVRDIAGLLATDQLHKAVRLVPYEPPYPLKEDLAKAIGATT, encoded by the coding sequence ATGTTCGAAGAGAAGCGGGTCCCCGACCGGCAGGTCCGAGCAGCGCAGACCGAGACGACCGTCCGCGTCTACCAGGCGTGCTCCCCCGCCGTCGCCGATGCCGCGCTCGAAAAACAGACGTTCGGCGGCCTCGAAGGCACCACCTGGCTCGACCCCTCCTTCCGCTGGGCGGCCTACGCCAGCGGCAACGGCAGCAAGCCCGGCCACGAGCGCGTCCTCGCGGTCGACCTCACCCGCGCCGGCTTCGAGTGGGCTCTCGCCCACCCGGGCCCGGTGCTCGTCCAGTGGGAAGCGGAACGAGACCTCGACCACACCTTGCTGGACTTCGAGGCCATCCGCGTCGGCCTCACCGGCGAAGCCACGGACCACTACACCGACGACTGGATCACCGCGATCACCGACATCACCCCGGTGGTCCGCGACATCGCCGGCCTCCTGGCCACGGACCAGCTCCACAAGGCGGTCCGGCTCGTCCCCTACGAGCCGCCGTACCCGCTGAAAGAAGACCTCGCGAAGGCCATCGGCGCCACCACCTAA
- a CDS encoding LLM class flavin-dependent oxidoreductase codes for MYAPTTSVGVRINREQPPAKLVELARQAEAAGLDEVWLVEDCFWAAGIATVATALAVTSTIKVGIGVLPAVARNPAIAAMELAALAGLHPGRLIGGFGHGVASWMRQIGAYPESQLAALEETLVAVRRLLAGERVSMTGRHVSLDEVELVFPPSSVPPLLAGVRRPKSLAIAGAAADGTILAEPSPPEFVRTALAGIAASGPHALVTYNWLALGDGDRARRTVAESLTPGARVQVEGLPFAAELLALVDSAATVDDLAAGLRPEWLGKLAICGSLEECVTSVRALHAAGSGSVVLLPLPEEPPEQGIEDAGRVAAALRG; via the coding sequence ATGTACGCACCGACCACGTCCGTGGGAGTCCGGATCAACCGCGAGCAGCCGCCGGCCAAGCTGGTCGAGCTGGCGCGGCAGGCCGAAGCCGCCGGGCTCGACGAAGTCTGGCTGGTCGAGGACTGCTTCTGGGCGGCGGGCATCGCCACGGTCGCGACGGCGCTGGCGGTGACGTCGACGATCAAGGTGGGCATCGGCGTCCTCCCGGCGGTCGCGCGCAACCCGGCGATCGCGGCGATGGAGCTCGCGGCGCTGGCCGGGCTGCACCCGGGCCGCCTGATCGGCGGCTTCGGCCACGGCGTCGCGTCGTGGATGCGCCAGATCGGCGCGTATCCGGAGTCGCAGCTGGCGGCGCTGGAGGAAACACTGGTGGCGGTCCGCCGCCTCCTGGCCGGCGAGCGGGTCTCGATGACCGGACGGCACGTGTCGCTGGACGAGGTCGAGCTGGTCTTCCCCCCGTCTTCCGTGCCCCCGCTCCTGGCGGGCGTCCGGCGCCCGAAGTCCCTGGCGATCGCGGGCGCGGCGGCGGACGGCACGATCCTGGCCGAGCCGTCCCCACCGGAGTTCGTCCGGACGGCGCTGGCCGGCATCGCGGCGTCCGGCCCGCACGCACTGGTGACGTACAACTGGCTCGCGCTGGGCGACGGCGATCGAGCCCGCCGGACGGTGGCGGAGTCGCTGACGCCGGGCGCGCGGGTCCAGGTGGAGGGCCTGCCGTTCGCGGCGGAGCTGCTGGCATTGGTCGATTCGGCGGCCACAGTGGACGATTTGGCGGCAGGGCTGCGCCCGGAGTGGCTGGGCAAGCTGGCGATCTGCGGTTCGTTGGAGGAGTGCGTGACGTCGGTGCGCGCGCTGCACGCGGCCGGGAGCGGGTCGGTGGTGCTGCTGCCGCTGCCGGAGGAACCGCCGGAGCAGGGTATCGAGGACGCGGGCCGAGTAGCGGCGGCCCTGCGCGGCTGA